One Sebastes umbrosus isolate fSebUmb1 chromosome 6, fSebUmb1.pri, whole genome shotgun sequence DNA window includes the following coding sequences:
- the spsb1 gene encoding SPRY domain-containing SOCS box protein 1, translating into MGQKVPGGIKTIDMRDPAFSPLKLELQALSHTKPSRLDLLLDMPPAGVDVQVQHSWNNDDRSLNIFVKDDNKLVFHRHPVAQSTDAIRGHVGYTRGLHVWEISWAMRQRGTHAVVGVATTDAALHSVGYTALVGSNAESWGWDLCRSKLYHDGKNHPGKTYPAFLEPDDTFIIPDSLLVVLDMDEGTLGYIVDGHYLGVAFRGLKGRKLYPVVSAVWGHCEIRIRYINGLDPEPLSLMDLCRRSVRVALGRDRLGEIHRLPLPASLKNYLLYQ; encoded by the exons ATGGGGCAAAAAGTCCCAGGTGGCATTAAAACCATTGATATGCGGGATCCGGCGTTCAGCCCCCTGAAGCTGGAGCTTCAGGCCCTGAGTCACACCAAGCCGTCTCGACTGGACCTGCTGCTGGACATGCCGCCCGCCGGCGTGGACGTCCAGGTCCAACACTCGTGGAACAACGACGACCGCTCTCTCAACATCTTCGTCAAGGACGACAACAAGCTGGTGTTTCACAGGCACCCCGTGGCGCAGAGCACGGACGCCATCCGGGGCCACGTCGGCTACACGCGGGGACTGCACGTGTGGGAGATCAGCTGGGCCATGCGTCAGAGGGGCACGCACGCCGTGGTCGGAGTGGCCACGACCGACGCCGCGCTGCACTCGGTGGGCTACACGGCATTGGTAGGGAGCAACGCCGAGTCCTGGGGCTGGGACCTGTGCAGGAGTAAACTCTACCACGACGGCAAGAATCACCCAGGAAAAACCTACCCGGCCTTTCTGGAGCCAGACGACACCTTCATCATACCCGACTCCCTTTTAGTAGTGTTGGACATGGACGAGGGGACGCTGGGTTACATAGTGGACGGACATTATCTAGGGGTGGCGTTCAGAGGACTTAAGGGCAGGAAGCTGTACCCGGTGGTGAGCGCCGTGTGGGGACACTGTGAAATAAGAATCCGGTACATAAATGGACTTGATC CTGAACCCCTCTCTCTGATGGACCTGTGTAGGCGTTCGGTGAGGGTGGCGTTAGGAAGAGACCGTCTGGGTGAAATCCATAGACTGCCCCTGCCAGCTTCTCTCAAGAACTACCTGCTCTACCAATGA